A stretch of Aedes aegypti strain LVP_AGWG chromosome 2, AaegL5.0 Primary Assembly, whole genome shotgun sequence DNA encodes these proteins:
- the LOC5572794 gene encoding glutamate decarboxylase 1 isoform X2, translating to MLPISQREPRTIKNYHVLLRPRYIFWRDKMSNLPTDFEPLYFVLCDCPPRFDFNMQELELLAKVFQILKSENVFDSSSKDKIFPFEHPEDLKTILNLEVRNDLPQLDSANQEDILRKIIRYSIKTAHPNYHHEMYAGPDWLGLAASWTTDALNACQFTYEAAPVFSLVESFTLKYFLKLCGFEAGEGVFTPGGSMANMYAPAMARHRLFPENKKHGMYSCQKLKMFTSEDAAWGCAALFSERHRPLLAGLERADSVSLCPQKMLGAPLQCAMFLMKHTGLLAGCNAACAEYLFQIDKYYDTAYDTGDMSVQCSRKIDAFKLWFMLKARGSAWFRSYVDNAMDCATYFHAVIIQNDHFKPVRSEYQFTNICFWFIPKRLQLSAPDEETEEWWSEVYKVTLALKEKMVKKGTLMVSYSSYPQNKLGYFFRLVVKCVPEPTIDRMDFIIKEMIALGSDM from the exons ATGTTACCTATTTCGCAACGTGAACCAAGGACCATAAAGAATTATCACGTTTTATTACGTCCGCGATACATTTTCTGGAGAGATAAAATGTCAAATTTGCCAACGGATTTCGAACCATTGTATTTTGTCCTCTGCGACTGTCCACCTCGTTTTGATTTCAACATGCAGGAACTCGAACTGTTGGCGAAAGTGTTCCAAATACTTAAATCCGAAAATGTATTCGATTCGTCATCCAAGGATAAAATTTTCCCTTTCGAGCATCCTGAAGATCTGAAG ACTATCCTGAATCTGGAGGTAAGGAATGATTTGCCACAACTAGATTCAGCGAATCAGGAAGATATTCTGCGGAAAATTATTCGGTATTCCATTAAGACTGCTCACCCAAACTATCATCACGAGATGTATGCTGGCCCGGATTGGTTGGGTTTGGCTGCTTCGTGGACAACTGATGCATTGAATGCTTGCCA GTTTACCTACGAAGCTGCACCGGTATTTTCGTTGGTGGAATCGTTTACCTTGAAGTACTTTTTGAAGCTATGTGGCTTTGAAGCTGGAGAAGGTGTTTTTACCCCGGGTGGATCTATGGCTAATAT GTATGCTCCTGCTATGGCTAGACATAGATTGTTTCCGGAAAATAAAAAGCATGGAATGTACAGTTgtcagaagctgaaaatgttCACATCAGAAGAC GCAGCCTGGGGTTGTGCAGCTCTATTCTCTGAACGCCATAGACCCCTACTGGCCGGATTGGAGCGAGCAGATTCCGTATCTTTGTGTCCCCAGAAGATGCTGGGAGCTCCTTTGCAGTGTGCGATGTTTCTGATGAAGCATACCGGACTGCTTGCGGGATGTAATGCGGCATGTGCGGAGTACCTTTTTCAGATCGATAAATACTACGACACTGCGTACGATACTGGGGACATGAGCGTTCAGTGCAGCAGAAAG ATTGACGCGTTCAAACTCTGGTTCATGCTTAAGGCACGTGGCTCAGCCTGGTTCAGATCGTACGTTGACAACGCAATGGATTGTGCAACATATTTCCATGCTGTGATCATCCAAAACGATCACTTCAAACCCGTTCGATCGGAGTATCAATTCACGAACATTTGCTTTTGGTTCATTCCGAAACGGCTGCAATTGAGCGCTCCTGACGAAGAAACCGAAGAGTGGTGGTCTGAGGTCTACAAG GTTACATTGGCACTGAAGGAGAAAATGGTTAAGAAGGGAACTTTAATGGTTAGCTACTCGTCCTATCCGCAAAATAAATTGGGCTATTTCTTCCGGCTGGTGGTGAAATGCGTTCCGGAACCAACGATCGATAGAATGGACTTCATCATAAAAGAGATGATAGCTTTGGGTAGCGATATGTGA
- the LOC5572794 gene encoding acidic amino acid decarboxylase GADL1 isoform X3 → MLASWFTYEAAPVFSLVESFTLKYFLKLCGFEAGEGVFTPGGSMANMYAPAMARHRLFPENKKHGMYSCQKLKMFTSEDSHYSVTKSANWLGLGEENVLRVRTDATSRIDTTELEVAIVRSIAEGDKPLIVSVTAGTTVFGAFDDLNRVADICQQHQIWLHVDAAWGCAALFSERHRPLLAGLERADSVSLCPQKMLGAPLQCAMFLMKHTGLLAGCNAACAEYLFQIDKYYDTAYDTGDMSVQCSRKIDAFKLWFMLKARGSAWFRSYVDNAMDCATYFHAVIIQNDHFKPVRSEYQFTNICFWFIPKRLQLSAPDEETEEWWSEVYKVTLALKEKMVKKGTLMVSYSSYPQNKLGYFFRLVVKCVPEPTIDRMDFIIKEMIALGSDM, encoded by the exons ATGCTTGCCAGTTG GTTTACCTACGAAGCTGCACCGGTATTTTCGTTGGTGGAATCGTTTACCTTGAAGTACTTTTTGAAGCTATGTGGCTTTGAAGCTGGAGAAGGTGTTTTTACCCCGGGTGGATCTATGGCTAATAT GTATGCTCCTGCTATGGCTAGACATAGATTGTTTCCGGAAAATAAAAAGCATGGAATGTACAGTTgtcagaagctgaaaatgttCACATCAGAAGAC TCTCACTACAGTGTAACGAAGAGCGCGAACTGGTTGGGCCTGGGCGAGGAAAACGTGCTGAGAGTTAGGACAGATGCCACGTCCCGAATAGATACCACCGAGCTGGAGGTGGCTATCGTGCGCTCTATTGCTGAAGGTGATAAACCACTAATCGTATCCGTGACGGCGGGCACTACGGTGTTTGGTGCGTTCGATGATTTGAACCGGGTCGCCGACATTTGCCAGCAGCATCAAATCTGGTTGCACGTTGAT GCAGCCTGGGGTTGTGCAGCTCTATTCTCTGAACGCCATAGACCCCTACTGGCCGGATTGGAGCGAGCAGATTCCGTATCTTTGTGTCCCCAGAAGATGCTGGGAGCTCCTTTGCAGTGTGCGATGTTTCTGATGAAGCATACCGGACTGCTTGCGGGATGTAATGCGGCATGTGCGGAGTACCTTTTTCAGATCGATAAATACTACGACACTGCGTACGATACTGGGGACATGAGCGTTCAGTGCAGCAGAAAG ATTGACGCGTTCAAACTCTGGTTCATGCTTAAGGCACGTGGCTCAGCCTGGTTCAGATCGTACGTTGACAACGCAATGGATTGTGCAACATATTTCCATGCTGTGATCATCCAAAACGATCACTTCAAACCCGTTCGATCGGAGTATCAATTCACGAACATTTGCTTTTGGTTCATTCCGAAACGGCTGCAATTGAGCGCTCCTGACGAAGAAACCGAAGAGTGGTGGTCTGAGGTCTACAAG GTTACATTGGCACTGAAGGAGAAAATGGTTAAGAAGGGAACTTTAATGGTTAGCTACTCGTCCTATCCGCAAAATAAATTGGGCTATTTCTTCCGGCTGGTGGTGAAATGCGTTCCGGAACCAACGATCGATAGAATGGACTTCATCATAAAAGAGATGATAGCTTTGGGTAGCGATATGTGA
- the LOC5572794 gene encoding cysteine sulfinic acid decarboxylase isoform X1 — translation MLPISQREPRTIKNYHVLLRPRYIFWRDKMSNLPTDFEPLYFVLCDCPPRFDFNMQELELLAKVFQILKSENVFDSSSKDKIFPFEHPEDLKTILNLEVRNDLPQLDSANQEDILRKIIRYSIKTAHPNYHHEMYAGPDWLGLAASWTTDALNACQFTYEAAPVFSLVESFTLKYFLKLCGFEAGEGVFTPGGSMANMYAPAMARHRLFPENKKHGMYSCQKLKMFTSEDSHYSVTKSANWLGLGEENVLRVRTDATSRIDTTELEVAIVRSIAEGDKPLIVSVTAGTTVFGAFDDLNRVADICQQHQIWLHVDAAWGCAALFSERHRPLLAGLERADSVSLCPQKMLGAPLQCAMFLMKHTGLLAGCNAACAEYLFQIDKYYDTAYDTGDMSVQCSRKIDAFKLWFMLKARGSAWFRSYVDNAMDCATYFHAVIIQNDHFKPVRSEYQFTNICFWFIPKRLQLSAPDEETEEWWSEVYKVTLALKEKMVKKGTLMVSYSSYPQNKLGYFFRLVVKCVPEPTIDRMDFIIKEMIALGSDM, via the exons ATGTTACCTATTTCGCAACGTGAACCAAGGACCATAAAGAATTATCACGTTTTATTACGTCCGCGATACATTTTCTGGAGAGATAAAATGTCAAATTTGCCAACGGATTTCGAACCATTGTATTTTGTCCTCTGCGACTGTCCACCTCGTTTTGATTTCAACATGCAGGAACTCGAACTGTTGGCGAAAGTGTTCCAAATACTTAAATCCGAAAATGTATTCGATTCGTCATCCAAGGATAAAATTTTCCCTTTCGAGCATCCTGAAGATCTGAAG ACTATCCTGAATCTGGAGGTAAGGAATGATTTGCCACAACTAGATTCAGCGAATCAGGAAGATATTCTGCGGAAAATTATTCGGTATTCCATTAAGACTGCTCACCCAAACTATCATCACGAGATGTATGCTGGCCCGGATTGGTTGGGTTTGGCTGCTTCGTGGACAACTGATGCATTGAATGCTTGCCA GTTTACCTACGAAGCTGCACCGGTATTTTCGTTGGTGGAATCGTTTACCTTGAAGTACTTTTTGAAGCTATGTGGCTTTGAAGCTGGAGAAGGTGTTTTTACCCCGGGTGGATCTATGGCTAATAT GTATGCTCCTGCTATGGCTAGACATAGATTGTTTCCGGAAAATAAAAAGCATGGAATGTACAGTTgtcagaagctgaaaatgttCACATCAGAAGAC TCTCACTACAGTGTAACGAAGAGCGCGAACTGGTTGGGCCTGGGCGAGGAAAACGTGCTGAGAGTTAGGACAGATGCCACGTCCCGAATAGATACCACCGAGCTGGAGGTGGCTATCGTGCGCTCTATTGCTGAAGGTGATAAACCACTAATCGTATCCGTGACGGCGGGCACTACGGTGTTTGGTGCGTTCGATGATTTGAACCGGGTCGCCGACATTTGCCAGCAGCATCAAATCTGGTTGCACGTTGAT GCAGCCTGGGGTTGTGCAGCTCTATTCTCTGAACGCCATAGACCCCTACTGGCCGGATTGGAGCGAGCAGATTCCGTATCTTTGTGTCCCCAGAAGATGCTGGGAGCTCCTTTGCAGTGTGCGATGTTTCTGATGAAGCATACCGGACTGCTTGCGGGATGTAATGCGGCATGTGCGGAGTACCTTTTTCAGATCGATAAATACTACGACACTGCGTACGATACTGGGGACATGAGCGTTCAGTGCAGCAGAAAG ATTGACGCGTTCAAACTCTGGTTCATGCTTAAGGCACGTGGCTCAGCCTGGTTCAGATCGTACGTTGACAACGCAATGGATTGTGCAACATATTTCCATGCTGTGATCATCCAAAACGATCACTTCAAACCCGTTCGATCGGAGTATCAATTCACGAACATTTGCTTTTGGTTCATTCCGAAACGGCTGCAATTGAGCGCTCCTGACGAAGAAACCGAAGAGTGGTGGTCTGAGGTCTACAAG GTTACATTGGCACTGAAGGAGAAAATGGTTAAGAAGGGAACTTTAATGGTTAGCTACTCGTCCTATCCGCAAAATAAATTGGGCTATTTCTTCCGGCTGGTGGTGAAATGCGTTCCGGAACCAACGATCGATAGAATGGACTTCATCATAAAAGAGATGATAGCTTTGGGTAGCGATATGTGA